From a single Arachis hypogaea cultivar Tifrunner chromosome 3, arahy.Tifrunner.gnm2.J5K5, whole genome shotgun sequence genomic region:
- the LOC112734549 gene encoding pentatricopeptide repeat-containing protein At3g14730-like — protein sequence MNVTRIQRVVLLNNPRRRCFSTSTCFDIATCIASLQSCAHHANLSKGKELHLYAIKSGYLASPLVVTSLINMYSKCTLMSNAFKVFNYPTDLDKNVFAYNAVIAGFVGNGLSLDGFLVYKRMRHLGVTPDKYTFPCVIRACVEDLEVKKIHGLLFKFGLELDVFVGSALVNTYMKFGLVMDAHEVFEELPVRDLVLWNSMLNGYAQVGLFEEALEAFRRMRKNGVVACRFTVTGVLSIFSVIGDLCNGRAVHGFVMKMGYDSSVVVSNALIDMYGKCKCITDALGVFEMMDEKDIFTWNSIISAHECCDDHYGTLRLFDWMLGNKVQPDLVTITAVLPACTHLAALMHGREIHGFMIVNGLGKDGSNNGFDDVLLKNALMDMYAKCGNMRDARMVFNNMREKDVASWNIMITGYGMHGYGDEALNTFSRMCQAQMVPNEISFVGLLSACNHAGMVEEGLEFLAVMESKYGVSPSIEHYTCVIDMLSRAGKLTEAYELVRTMPYQADPVGWRSLLAACRLHKDTDLAEIAASKVIELEPDHCGNYVLMANVYGVAGRYEEVSEVRYAMREQNVKKSPGCSWIELINGLHVFVTGDRTHPQTEIIYSGLNSLATVMHEYGYVPLI from the coding sequence ATGAATGTAACTAGAATCCAAAGAGTTGTTCTCCTCAACAACCCACGCCGTCGCTGTTTCTCGACATCAACCTGCTTCGACATAGCAACTTGCATTGCGTCCCTTCAGTCATGTGCCCACCATGCCAACCTCTCCAAAGGCAAGGAGCTCCATTTGTATGCAATCAAAAGCGGGTATCTTGCATCGCCGCTTGTCGTAACCAGCCTCATTAACATGTACTCGAAGTGCACCCTCATGAGCAATGCCTTCAAGGTCTTCAACTACCCTACCGATCTTGATAAGAATGTCTTCGCCTACAATGCTGTCATTGCTGGATTTGTTGGGAATGGGCTTTCCCTTGATGGCTTCTTGGTTTACAAGCGAATGCGCCATCTGGGTGTCACTCCGGATAAGTACACATTCCCGTGTGTGATCAGAGCCTGTGTGGAGGATTTAGAGGTTAAGAAGATTCATGGATTGTTGTTTAAGTTTGGATTGGAGTTGGATGTGTTTGTAGGGAGTGCTCTGGTTAATACTTACATGAAATTTGGgttggtgatggatgcacatgaGGTGTTTGAGGAATTGCCTGTTAGAGATTTGGTACTTTGGAACTCAATGCTCAATGGGTATGCACAAGTTGGGCTGTTTGAGGAGGCTCTGGAGGCATTTAGGAGGATGAGGAAGAATGGAGTGGTTGCTTGTAGGTTTACTGTTACAGGtgttttatctattttttctgTGATTGGAGACCTTTGCAATGGAAGAGCTGTTCATGGATTTGTGATGAAAATGGGTTATGATTCCAGTGTGGTTGTTTCGAATGCACTGATTGATATGTATGGGAAATGCAAATGCATTACTGATGCCTTGGGTGTTTTTGAGATGATGGACGAGAAGGATATCTTTACATGGAACTCAATCATCTCAGCTCATGAATGTTGCGATGATCATTATGGAACTTTGAGGCTCTTTGATTGGATGCTGGGAAACAAGGTTCAACCTGACTTGGTCACAATTACGGCAGTGCTTCCGGCTTGTACTCATCTAGCAGCCTTGATGCATGGTAGAGAGATACATGGGTTTATGATTGTAAATGGGTTGGGAAAAGATGGAAGCAACAATGGTTTTGATGATGTTCTGTTGAAAAATGCTCTGATGGACATGTATGCCAAATGTGGAAATATGAGGGATGCTCGCATGGTTTTCAATAATATGAGAGAAAAGGATGTGGCCTCATGGAACATAATGATCACTGGTTATGGAATGCATGGCTATGGTGATGAGGCACTGAACACAttttctcgtatgtgtcaagctCAGATGGTGCCTAATGAAATTAGTTTTGTTGGATTGTTATCTGCATGCAACCATGCCGGCATGGTGGAAGAGGGGCTTGAGTTTCTAGCCGTAATGGAATCAAAATATGGCGTCTCACCATCCATTGAACACTACACCTGCGTGATAGACATGCTCAGTCGAGCTGGAAAGCTCACCGAGGCATATGAGTTGGTACGAACAATGCCATATCAAGCTGATCCTGTAGGATGGAGGTCTTTGCTGGCAGCATGCCGTCTCCATAAGGACACGGACTTGGCTGAGATTGCTGCGAGCAAGGTGATTGAACTTGAGCCGGACCATTGTGGGAACTATGTATTGATGGCAAATGTTTACGGAGTTGCTGGTCGATATGAAGAAGTATCAGAGGTGAGATATGCAATGAGGGAACAGAATGTGAAGAAGAGTCCAGGGTGTAGCTGGATTGAGCTCATAAATGGCTTGCAtgtttttgtaacaggagatagGACCCATCCCCAAACAGAAATAATTTATTCTGGTTTAAATTCATTGGCAACAGTTATGCATGAGTATGGATATGTCCCATTGATCTAG